The following are encoded in a window of Candidatus Neomarinimicrobiota bacterium genomic DNA:
- the dnaG gene encoding DNA primase, whose amino-acid sequence MALIPEHIIEQVREANDVVEVISDYVQLKRSGRNWFGRCPFHDEKTPSFSVSSDKQIYHCFGCGAGGNVINFIMEHERLDFISAVKLLADRANITIVTDDREPQRKDDRASIYNMHEIACRAFERQLADSAGAMAMEYLLKRGMSEDVLKTFRVGFAPDRWDTVTLEVMKMGLSQDILTRSGLLMSKDSGGYYDRFRNRIMFPIVDINGKVQAFGGRIFGDAEGAKYMNSPETPIYHKGRTLFGLDQSREEIRNSRTAILVEGYMDLIRLYQEDFKNVVAGTGTAFTPEQAGLIKRFSDKVYVCYDGDNAGQKAAQKAGFTLLDKGLDVSVVQLPTGEDPDSFFDEHDHKAFVGMLDNAADLMTFILQVNQDRMGSPVTRTAFLESVVSELALMQNEILRGMLAGQLADEMHVPEDAVMGLLKKLTRRTSRPAYLPEPQQTVSRTNSLQRPGTASEMAEFALLRLHLSSNKDILDWLLSSIAAEEIEMMRYKTIFFLLRDRIHKEFPINQASIMDEIIEPDMRRFIAKLIVRAESEPDTLDDAVANLRTIRKARIQAKIDILKTQIREADASGVDSIDLLKKKVELQTQKAGI is encoded by the coding sequence ATGGCTTTAATACCAGAACATATCATCGAACAAGTCCGCGAAGCCAATGATGTGGTTGAGGTTATTTCAGACTATGTTCAGCTAAAACGGTCCGGGCGTAATTGGTTTGGTCGCTGTCCCTTTCATGATGAGAAGACCCCCTCTTTCAGCGTCAGTTCTGATAAACAGATCTATCATTGTTTTGGCTGTGGTGCCGGTGGGAATGTGATCAATTTCATAATGGAACATGAGCGACTCGATTTTATTTCCGCAGTAAAGCTGTTAGCGGACAGAGCCAACATCACGATCGTGACCGATGATCGAGAACCCCAGCGCAAAGATGATCGAGCTTCCATCTACAATATGCATGAGATCGCTTGCAGAGCATTTGAGCGTCAGTTGGCTGACTCTGCCGGCGCAATGGCTATGGAGTATTTGCTCAAACGGGGAATGTCAGAGGACGTACTCAAGACATTTAGAGTTGGCTTTGCCCCGGATCGCTGGGATACAGTGACCCTGGAAGTCATGAAGATGGGACTCTCGCAGGATATTCTGACTCGAAGCGGCTTGCTGATGAGCAAAGATAGTGGTGGTTATTATGATCGCTTCAGGAATCGGATCATGTTTCCTATCGTGGACATCAATGGTAAGGTTCAGGCCTTTGGTGGGCGGATCTTTGGGGATGCTGAGGGTGCTAAATATATGAATAGTCCGGAGACCCCGATCTATCATAAAGGTCGCACACTGTTCGGTTTAGACCAGAGTCGCGAGGAGATCAGGAATTCCCGAACAGCTATTCTGGTGGAAGGCTATATGGATCTTATCCGGCTTTACCAGGAAGATTTTAAGAATGTTGTGGCAGGAACCGGCACCGCGTTTACACCGGAACAAGCCGGTTTGATCAAGCGTTTTTCTGATAAGGTCTACGTGTGTTATGATGGGGACAATGCCGGACAAAAAGCAGCTCAGAAGGCTGGATTCACTCTGCTGGATAAAGGTCTGGATGTAAGTGTCGTCCAACTGCCCACCGGAGAAGACCCGGACAGTTTTTTTGATGAACATGACCACAAAGCTTTTGTGGGGATGCTGGACAATGCTGCTGATCTCATGACATTCATCTTGCAGGTCAATCAGGATAGGATGGGATCTCCTGTGACGCGGACGGCCTTCCTGGAGAGTGTTGTCTCTGAATTGGCTTTAATGCAGAATGAAATTCTCCGGGGAATGCTGGCAGGTCAATTAGCTGATGAAATGCATGTGCCGGAAGATGCTGTTATGGGTCTATTGAAAAAGCTAACCAGACGCACCAGCAGACCGGCCTATTTACCAGAACCACAACAGACAGTCAGCCGAACAAACAGCTTGCAACGTCCCGGAACTGCTTCAGAAATGGCTGAGTTTGCCCTGCTCCGACTGCATTTGAGTTCAAACAAGGATATTTTGGATTGGTTGCTCAGCAGTATCGCAGCTGAAGAGATCGAAATGATGCGTTACAAAACGATCTTCTTTCTGCTTCGTGATAGAATTCACAAGGAGTTCCCCATCAATCAGGCTTCAATCATGGATGAAATAATTGAGCCGGATATGCGACGGTTCATTGCTAAACTGATTGTTCGAGCCGAGTCGGAACCAGATACGCTTGATGATGCAGTAGCCAACTTAAGAACGATCAGAAAAGCACGCATCCAGGCCAAGATAGATATTTTAAAGACACAGATCCGGGAAGCCGATGCCAGCGGCGTTGATTCAATTGACCTGTTGAAAAAGAAAGTCGAACTGCAGACTCAAAAAGCCGGTATCTAG
- a CDS encoding Fic family protein: MNTTQQIKQILDKFRDNDIPFITVNNSEWYTLFRDEIRNSIAIEGIFANRTELLSVLNRSNRTQNQKSAAILGYFEAASSLYEYAENQYELNEFDVRLADLKQIHTILMRYESQFGTFTGKLGGFREEDVAVTQSTFTPLSYHYLPQILPIFIKWHHAHLVNPKFDDLTFFAASHVLFETIHPFRDGNGRVGRILLSYLLIGSGLINLSIKGTQKSDRDKYYHALEIGDNEIEKMLRKIEQGEKPTVSRINKAIDKSDLSELKTMIHYRLNHSLDLIEKDINTTDDEALIPLRDAAKFYSYSQDYLRQLIHQGRLPAQKRGKLWVVKIKDMVAYNKSMNKK, translated from the coding sequence ATGAATACAACCCAACAGATTAAACAGATCCTGGATAAGTTCCGCGACAATGATATTCCTTTTATTACGGTAAACAATAGTGAGTGGTACACGCTATTCCGTGATGAAATCAGGAATTCCATAGCAATTGAGGGGATATTTGCAAATCGCACTGAGTTGTTGTCAGTATTAAATCGAAGTAATCGTACTCAGAATCAGAAAAGTGCGGCAATCTTAGGATACTTTGAAGCTGCAAGCTCACTCTATGAGTACGCAGAGAACCAATACGAGTTAAACGAATTCGATGTACGACTTGCAGATTTAAAACAAATACATACAATACTGATGCGATATGAAAGTCAATTTGGAACATTTACAGGCAAACTGGGTGGCTTTCGCGAAGAAGATGTAGCCGTTACTCAATCAACATTCACCCCCTTGAGTTATCATTATCTACCTCAGATACTGCCAATATTTATCAAATGGCACCATGCGCATTTAGTTAACCCGAAATTTGATGATCTAACTTTTTTTGCAGCCAGTCATGTTCTTTTTGAAACCATCCACCCCTTCAGAGATGGAAATGGTCGGGTTGGCAGAATTCTACTTTCATATCTACTCATTGGGAGCGGGTTAATTAATCTGTCAATCAAAGGAACCCAGAAAAGTGATCGAGATAAATATTATCATGCTCTGGAAATTGGTGATAATGAGATAGAAAAAATGCTCCGTAAGATTGAGCAAGGTGAAAAGCCTACTGTTTCTAGAATTAATAAAGCAATTGATAAGAGCGATTTATCAGAATTAAAAACCATGATTCATTATCGCCTAAACCACTCTCTGGATCTGATTGAAAAAGATATCAACACAACAGATGATGAAGCATTAATACCACTTAGAGATGCTGCTAAATTTTACAGCTATTCACAAGATTATCTACGGCAACTTATTCATCAGGGAAGACTGCCTGCCCAAAAAAGAGGAAAGCTTTGGGTAGTAAAAATCAAAGATATGGTAGCATATAATAAATCCATGAATAAAAAGTAG